From a single Lolium rigidum isolate FL_2022 chromosome 7, APGP_CSIRO_Lrig_0.1, whole genome shotgun sequence genomic region:
- the LOC124670707 gene encoding uncharacterized protein LOC124670707: MAFIFRRWQGTEWFRHATTFRRAAMQLSKPPPIYETPLSLLWMINFSVFWFVAHDSGGYALEETRRRVGQTGHDREVHSQRRAETENAGRGGEELTRERTRIMNTCSAIQILVVHESVAFVTHQAIILVSHD; this comes from the exons ATGGCTTTCATATTCCGGCGCTGGCAGGGCACAGAATGGTTTCGGCATGCAACAACTTTTAGGAGAGCCGCCATGCAGTTATCAAAGCCACCACCCATCTATGAGACTCCGCTCTCCCTCCTATGGATGATTAATTTT AGCGTATTTTGGTTCGTTGCTCATGATAGTGGAGGTTATGCCCTGGAAGAGACACGGCGGCGAGTTGGACAGACAGGGCATGACAGAG AGGTACATTCACAGCGCAGAGCCGAGACAGAGAACGCAGGAAGAGGAGGTGAGGAATTGACGAGAGAACGGACAAGAATCATGAACACGTGCAGTGCTATCCAAATTCTAGTGGTCCATGAATCAGTAGCATTCGTAACACACCAGGCAATTATTCTTGTTTCCCATGATTAG
- the LOC124671001 gene encoding uncharacterized protein LOC124671001, with translation MAFIFRRWQGTEWFRHATTFRRAAMQLSKPPPIYETPLSLLWMINFSVFWFVAHDSGGYALEETRRRVGQTGHDREVHSQRRAETENAGRGGEELTRERTRIMNTCSAIQILVVHESVAFIP, from the exons ATGGCTTTCATATTCCGGCGCTGGCAGGGCACAGAATGGTTTCGGCATGCAACAACTTTTAGGAGAGCCGCCATGCAGTTATCAAAGCCACCACCCATCTATGAGACTCCGCTCTCCCTCCTATGGATGATTAATTTT AGCGTATTTTGGTTCGTTGCTCATGATAGTGGAGGTTATGCCCTGGAAGAGACACGGCGGCGAGTTGGACAGACAGGGCATGACAGAG AGGTACATTCACAGCGCAGAGCCGAGACAGAGAACGCAGGAAGAGGAGGTGAGGAATTGACGAGAGAACGGACAAGAATCATGAACACGTGCAGTGCTATCCAAATTCTAGTGGTCCATGAATCAGTAGCATTC ATCCCATAG